A region from the Lycium barbarum isolate Lr01 chromosome 8, ASM1917538v2, whole genome shotgun sequence genome encodes:
- the LOC132605689 gene encoding cytochrome b5-like — translation MGGETKVYTLAEVAPHNNVKDCWLVISGKVYDVTKFLDDHPGGDEVLLAVTGKDATDDFEDVGHSSSARAMLDEYYVGDIDSATIPTKTKYTPPNQPHYNQDKTSEFVIKLLQFLVPLIILGVAVGIRFYTKEKSA, via the exons ATGGGTGGCGAAACTAAGGTTTATACTTTGGCAGAGGTTGCCCCCCATAACAATGTTAAAGATTGTTGGCTTGTTATTAGTGGCAAG GTGTACGATGTGACAAAATTCTTGGACGACCACCCAGGTGGCGATGAGGTTTTATTGGCTGTTACTG GAAAGGATGCAACCGATGATTTTGAGGATGTCGGCCACAGCAGCAGTGCTCGAGCAATGTTGGACGAGTACTATGTGGGCGATATTGATTCAGCAACCATCCCGACTAAAACCAAGTACACTCCTCCCAATCAGCCTCATTACAACCAGGACAAGACATCCGAGTTCGTAATTAAGCTCCTCCAATTCTTGGTTCCCTTGATTATTTTGGGTGTAGCTGTTGGCATCCGCTTCTACACCAAAGAAAAATCCGCTTGA